From a single Bacteroidia bacterium genomic region:
- a CDS encoding glucose 1-dehydrogenase: MEQLFSGKTIVITGAASGIGKATAQLFAAKGGNVVVSDVNATGGIQTVAEITAAGGQAVFFQANVGSAEEVNQLMDFAVSHYGRLDVGINNAGVGGPRMRLGEISAEEFHDIMNINLNGVFYCMQAQLRHMLKAKGGIIVNVSSVAGMKALPLSAAYSASKHAVLGLTRTAAVEYARKNIRINAVCPVFTRSAMVDKMFEIDPRLEEKLVQSIPLGRYGQPEDIAAGIAWLCSAEAAFVTGLCLPIDGGLTA; this comes from the coding sequence ATGGAACAGCTATTTTCCGGAAAAACAATTGTCATCACAGGCGCGGCCTCAGGCATTGGCAAAGCGACTGCACAGCTTTTTGCCGCTAAGGGCGGGAATGTGGTAGTTTCTGATGTAAATGCCACAGGCGGAATTCAAACGGTGGCTGAAATCACCGCAGCGGGTGGGCAGGCAGTTTTTTTTCAGGCAAATGTAGGTTCGGCGGAAGAAGTCAATCAGCTGATGGATTTTGCGGTTTCCCATTATGGCAGACTGGACGTTGGTATCAACAATGCGGGAGTAGGCGGGCCGCGGATGCGGCTGGGGGAAATTTCTGCGGAGGAGTTTCATGACATTATGAATATCAACCTCAACGGAGTGTTTTACTGTATGCAGGCCCAACTCCGGCACATGCTCAAAGCCAAAGGCGGGATAATTGTCAATGTATCTTCTGTTGCAGGCATGAAAGCTTTGCCGCTAAGCGCAGCTTACAGTGCCAGTAAACACGCAGTATTAGGACTTACGCGAACGGCAGCGGTCGAATATGCGCGAAAAAATATCCGGATCAATGCAGTTTGCCCGGTTTTTACGCGGTCAGCCATGGTGGACAAAATGTTTGAAATTGATCCCCGTCTGGAAGAAAAACTCGTGCAGAGTATTCCATTGGGCAGATATGGTCAGCCGGAAGATATCGCGGCTGGCATCGCCTGGCTTTGTTCGGCAGAAGCCGCCTTCGTCACCGGGCTGTGTCTTCCGATAGATGGAGGTCTGACGGCGTAA
- a CDS encoding NUDIX domain-containing protein, with product MNRFNIRVYGIYIEQGALLVTDEIRYGQRMTKLPGGGLELGEGIEEGLKREWLEELNAEITVGDIVYVNPFLQASAFRETDQMICLYFLVQVHSPLQGPFSELPQDFSGDEDDQQIFRWVPLETISAETFTYPIDRALVPKLKQLHG from the coding sequence ATGAACCGGTTTAATATACGTGTGTACGGGATTTATATTGAGCAGGGAGCCCTGCTTGTTACAGACGAAATTCGCTATGGGCAGCGCATGACCAAACTTCCCGGCGGCGGGCTTGAGTTGGGAGAAGGGATTGAAGAAGGACTGAAAAGAGAGTGGCTCGAAGAGCTGAATGCCGAAATAACCGTAGGAGATATCGTCTATGTTAACCCTTTTCTGCAAGCCTCTGCTTTTCGGGAAACAGATCAGATGATTTGCCTGTATTTTCTGGTACAGGTGCATTCTCCACTGCAAGGCCCTTTCAGTGAACTTCCACAGGATTTTTCGGGTGATGAGGATGATCAGCAAATCTTTCGCTGGGTTCCGCTCGAAACTATTTCTGCGGAAACATTTACTTATCCCATCGACCGCGCCCTTGTACCCAAATTGAAACAGCTGCATGGTTAA
- a CDS encoding GDSL-type esterase/lipase family protein, which produces MKKLLLLSSCVFFISTISAQKVIRLYEGKAPGSERWTWTEQTSTVNPWNTEVVYNVADPTITAYLPPYYLATGTAVIIAPGGAFHTLSINSEGVDVAKWLNTLGIAAFVLKYRLARSYTDDPVKELSAKMGDFNKLDEENAPIIPLAMADGLAAIQYVRDHASEMDIDPNKIGIMGFSAGGTLAMSVVYNATDENRPNFIAPVYAYEPAIIGSKIPAVKTPAFIAVASDDQLGMTPFSLNIYKKWLDAGQPAELHVYEKGGHGFGMRVQNLPADTWYERFGEWIRSQGYLKRVYPSKYEKLYGEEAVRLGEIKEIERMRKDFGNLARYKEANSQVKPPAAGENRVVFLGNSITEGWVRADPDFFTQNHYIGRGISAQTSVQLLLRFRQDVVALQPKVVVIHIGTNDVAENTGPYDPEFTLNNIQSMSDIARANGIKVVLASVLPATKFEWRRALGDRSDMIVDLNRRIAAYARQQKIPYVDYHSAMKNDKNGLDTDLAEDGVHPTLKGYKIMEELVQKTIKQVLSK; this is translated from the coding sequence ATGAAAAAACTACTATTACTCTCCTCCTGTGTATTTTTTATTTCCACAATCTCCGCACAGAAAGTCATTCGCCTCTATGAAGGCAAAGCACCCGGCTCTGAACGGTGGACCTGGACTGAACAGACAAGTACTGTCAATCCCTGGAACACTGAAGTGGTCTATAATGTGGCCGATCCGACCATCACTGCTTATTTACCGCCCTATTATCTGGCGACAGGAACGGCTGTCATTATTGCGCCAGGAGGAGCTTTCCATACGTTGAGTATCAACAGCGAAGGCGTAGATGTTGCCAAATGGCTCAATACACTGGGAATCGCTGCGTTTGTATTAAAATATCGGCTGGCGCGAAGTTATACCGATGATCCTGTAAAAGAACTTTCAGCTAAAATGGGGGACTTTAACAAGCTGGATGAAGAGAATGCGCCAATCATTCCGCTGGCGATGGCAGATGGCCTGGCTGCTATTCAATACGTTCGTGACCATGCTTCGGAAATGGACATCGACCCCAACAAAATCGGTATCATGGGTTTTTCGGCAGGCGGAACGCTCGCAATGTCTGTGGTTTACAATGCAACCGATGAAAACCGCCCCAATTTTATCGCGCCGGTGTATGCCTACGAACCGGCCATCATCGGCAGTAAAATACCGGCTGTAAAGACACCTGCTTTTATTGCCGTCGCCAGTGACGACCAGTTGGGTATGACGCCTTTCAGCCTGAACATTTATAAAAAATGGCTGGACGCCGGGCAGCCAGCCGAACTCCATGTGTACGAAAAAGGCGGACACGGATTTGGTATGCGGGTACAGAATCTGCCAGCAGATACCTGGTACGAGCGATTCGGAGAATGGATTCGTTCGCAGGGATACCTGAAAAGAGTCTATCCCAGCAAATATGAAAAACTATACGGCGAAGAGGCCGTCAGACTCGGTGAAATCAAAGAGATAGAGCGTATGAGAAAAGATTTTGGCAATCTGGCCCGATATAAGGAGGCTAACAGCCAGGTAAAACCGCCAGCCGCAGGCGAAAACAGGGTGGTGTTTTTGGGAAATTCCATCACAGAGGGATGGGTAAGAGCTGATCCCGATTTTTTCACCCAAAACCACTACATCGGAAGGGGGATCAGCGCACAGACTTCTGTCCAGTTGTTGTTGCGTTTCCGGCAGGATGTGGTGGCACTCCAGCCCAAAGTGGTGGTCATCCACATCGGCACAAACGATGTCGCCGAAAATACCGGGCCCTATGACCCCGAATTTACCCTGAACAATATCCAGTCTATGTCTGATATTGCCCGCGCCAATGGGATAAAAGTAGTATTGGCTTCGGTTCTGCCCGCAACTAAATTTGAGTGGCGGCGCGCCCTGGGCGACCGTTCGGATATGATCGTTGACCTCAACCGACGCATCGCAGCATATGCCCGCCAGCAAAAAATCCCCTATGTTGACTACCATTCTGCCATGAAAAATGATAAAAATGGATTGGATACCGACCTTGCCGAAGACGGCGTACATCCTACCCTGAAAGGCTATAAAATCATGGAAGAACTGGTGCAAAAGACGATCAAACAAGTGCTTAGCAAATAG
- the cutA gene encoding divalent-cation tolerance protein CutA, producing the protein MEPRFIYITCRDEAEAAVIGKTLVEMRLAACANILPPVTSFYRWNGKLAEDREVVLIAKTLENRVENLVETVKTLHSYEVPCIVALPILQGNEAYIRWIKEEVNPYE; encoded by the coding sequence ATGGAACCACGCTTTATTTACATTACCTGCCGCGATGAAGCGGAGGCCGCGGTAATAGGAAAAACACTGGTTGAAATGCGTCTGGCTGCATGTGCCAATATTCTTCCTCCAGTCACTTCTTTTTACCGGTGGAATGGCAAACTGGCAGAAGACAGGGAAGTCGTACTCATTGCCAAAACGCTCGAAAACAGGGTGGAAAACCTGGTAGAAACCGTGAAAACGCTCCACAGTTATGAAGTCCCCTGTATCGTGGCATTGCCTATATTGCAGGGAAATGAAGCCTATATCCGTTGGATAAAAGAAGAAGTAAACCCCTATGAGTAA
- a CDS encoding outer membrane beta-barrel protein gives MKYIIGTFFLTVLHTVFLFSVSFSQDTIKPQPLPPQPAADDLPADPPSRFDLVFNRGLMLVSSTQDSVPISGSNSGTFFIGGGIKFPLANNTMGIRATPGIAFSRIQYNQTSIKTFPTIPDSLSFTLTGEKHSLIYAELPLGFYVNISRDEDNDPKFFVEGGGYLGYLFSASYKSKYVNSDGQRVKTQISDLEKISDEFQRIRYGIYARVGYKWASLYYSFRLSALFDEFANDPPRGGAGYKNPIIPPMEVGLTIFL, from the coding sequence ATGAAATACATTATCGGAACATTTTTTCTTACAGTTTTACACACAGTTTTTCTGTTTAGTGTTAGTTTTTCTCAGGACACAATCAAACCACAACCTCTCCCGCCTCAGCCTGCCGCAGATGATCTTCCTGCTGACCCGCCGTCGCGTTTTGATCTGGTTTTCAACCGGGGATTGATGCTGGTAAGTTCTACCCAGGACTCTGTTCCGATCAGTGGCAGCAACTCAGGCACATTTTTTATTGGTGGGGGAATTAAATTTCCGCTGGCAAACAACACGATGGGGATTCGGGCTACGCCTGGGATTGCCTTTTCCCGCATCCAGTACAACCAGACTTCTATCAAAACATTCCCCACCATCCCTGATTCGCTGAGTTTTACCCTTACAGGTGAAAAACACAGTCTAATTTATGCCGAATTGCCGCTAGGGTTTTATGTGAATATCAGCCGTGACGAGGACAATGATCCGAAATTTTTTGTAGAGGGGGGAGGCTATCTGGGCTATTTGTTTTCAGCCTCCTATAAGTCCAAATATGTCAATTCGGACGGGCAGCGCGTCAAAACTCAGATTAGCGATCTGGAGAAAATCAGTGATGAGTTTCAGCGAATCCGATATGGTATTTATGCACGGGTTGGGTACAAATGGGCTTCACTGTATTATTCTTTCAGGCTGAGTGCCCTGTTTGACGAGTTTGCCAATGACCCGCCGCGTGGAGGTGCCGGGTATAAAAACCCCATCATTCCGCCGATGGAAGTGGGGCTGACTATATTTTTGTGA
- a CDS encoding S46 family peptidase, with product MTKKLFVWLLFLGVFSLNSVWAQESNVQSSSEGMWLPLKVKELNYEDMVKKGVELPVEKIYNESEPSLEDAIVKLNGGQCTSEMISPEGLMLTNHHCAYDAIASLSTEDNDLLTNGFWAMSRGEELPIPGSTAAFLIHSEDVSEKVLAAGDDIEQVIDEIVSKATEGTDYTAEVEEMFHGTEYYLFVYQVFRDVRLVGAPPSSIGKFGFDTDNWVWPRHTGDFSLLRVYAGPDNQPAEYSPENKPYQPRHFLPISLQGVAPEDYAMVMGYPGSTTRYLTSSAIQLALDQSNLDKIELMGEKARIMKSYMDKDDKTRIAMASDYASLMNTYKYYIGQTTMMNRYDVPGQKRMEEVEFQKWADSDPARKEKYGTVLKDIDELHTLYKPADHFMNYLYYGALAPSASVFSYFEFSGLLGALQSGDTDAIAGAVAEVEEAKGEHFKTFFYEADRDIFAASFISFYNNISPQLRPKIFDEVLNPVAVVEEVTGKKKKKKKKSEPEIVQPVMPIDINERIKAWTNAAYQTSLATDEGRLEAFLKNPDAEVLTKDPIFHFVAGVIDFYRQRVGLAHATFNYQIEGLRKTYVEGLREMHPEKNFYPDANSTMRLTYGKVRPYDPADGVSYHYMTTLDGVMEKEDPTNEEFIVPAKLKSLWKDKDYGRYGKGGVMPLCFITTNDITGGNSGSPVINSKGQLIGAAFDGNWEAMSGDIYVFPNLNRTICVDARYILFIIDKYAGAGHLLKEMTIVE from the coding sequence ATGACTAAGAAACTTTTTGTGTGGCTGTTATTCCTTGGGGTTTTTTCTCTCAACTCTGTTTGGGCGCAGGAATCCAATGTGCAATCTTCCAGTGAAGGAATGTGGTTGCCGCTCAAGGTAAAAGAACTCAATTATGAGGACATGGTGAAGAAGGGAGTTGAACTTCCTGTTGAAAAAATATACAACGAAAGCGAACCCAGTCTGGAAGATGCAATCGTAAAACTCAACGGCGGTCAGTGTACTTCAGAGATGATTTCTCCCGAAGGGCTGATGCTCACCAACCACCACTGTGCTTACGATGCGATCGCGTCACTAAGTACCGAAGACAATGATCTTCTTACCAATGGATTCTGGGCAATGTCTCGTGGAGAAGAATTGCCAATCCCCGGCTCTACTGCGGCTTTTCTGATCCATTCAGAAGATGTGTCGGAGAAAGTACTGGCAGCTGGTGACGACATCGAGCAGGTGATTGATGAAATTGTTTCCAAAGCTACCGAAGGTACAGACTATACAGCGGAGGTGGAGGAAATGTTTCACGGCACCGAATACTACCTCTTTGTCTATCAGGTTTTCCGTGATGTACGTCTGGTAGGCGCGCCGCCCAGCTCTATCGGGAAATTTGGCTTTGATACCGACAACTGGGTATGGCCACGGCATACCGGAGACTTCTCCCTGCTAAGAGTGTATGCAGGTCCGGACAACCAGCCTGCCGAATATTCTCCCGAAAACAAACCATACCAGCCCCGTCATTTTCTTCCGATCTCCCTTCAGGGGGTTGCTCCCGAAGATTATGCCATGGTAATGGGATATCCAGGAAGCACCACCCGCTATCTGACGTCTTCTGCGATCCAGTTGGCACTTGACCAATCCAACCTCGACAAAATCGAGCTTATGGGAGAGAAAGCCCGGATCATGAAATCGTATATGGATAAAGACGACAAAACCCGTATCGCCATGGCATCTGATTATGCCAGTCTGATGAATACCTACAAATATTATATCGGTCAGACAACCATGATGAACCGCTATGATGTGCCCGGACAAAAGAGAATGGAAGAAGTAGAATTCCAGAAATGGGCTGACAGCGACCCCGCGCGTAAAGAAAAATATGGTACCGTACTGAAGGATATTGATGAACTGCATACGTTGTACAAACCGGCAGACCATTTTATGAACTATCTGTATTACGGTGCGCTGGCTCCTTCCGCTTCGGTATTCTCCTATTTTGAATTTTCCGGCTTACTGGGAGCGCTCCAATCGGGCGATACTGATGCGATCGCAGGAGCAGTCGCAGAGGTGGAGGAAGCCAAAGGAGAACATTTTAAAACCTTCTTCTACGAGGCCGACCGGGATATATTTGCGGCGTCTTTTATCAGCTTCTACAATAATATAAGCCCGCAGCTTCGCCCCAAAATCTTTGATGAAGTCCTAAACCCTGTGGCTGTTGTCGAAGAAGTAACCGGGAAGAAGAAGAAAAAGAAGAAAAAATCAGAACCGGAAATTGTCCAGCCTGTAATGCCTATCGATATCAATGAGCGAATCAAAGCCTGGACAAATGCTGCCTATCAGACTTCTCTTGCAACTGATGAAGGACGCCTCGAAGCATTCCTTAAAAATCCTGATGCAGAAGTGCTGACCAAAGATCCGATTTTTCACTTTGTAGCAGGTGTCATCGATTTTTATCGCCAGAGAGTAGGTCTGGCTCATGCTACCTTCAATTACCAGATCGAAGGATTGAGAAAAACCTATGTGGAAGGATTGAGAGAAATGCACCCTGAGAAGAACTTCTATCCCGATGCAAACTCTACCATGCGACTCACTTATGGGAAAGTGCGCCCTTACGATCCTGCTGATGGAGTTTCCTACCACTATATGACCACACTTGATGGGGTAATGGAAAAAGAAGATCCTACCAATGAAGAATTTATCGTTCCGGCCAAACTCAAAAGCCTTTGGAAGGATAAAGATTATGGCAGATATGGAAAAGGCGGTGTCATGCCCCTTTGTTTTATCACTACCAATGACATTACTGGTGGTAACTCCGGATCACCCGTTATCAACAGCAAAGGTCAACTGATCGGAGCAGCTTTTGACGGAAACTGGGAGGCTATGTCGGGCGATATTTATGTATTCCCCAACCTCAACCGTACGATTTGTGTAGATGCCCGTTATATTCTCTTTATCATTGACAAATATGCAGGTGCAGGTCATCTGTTGAAGGAAATGACGATTGTAGAATAG
- a CDS encoding GNAT family N-acetyltransferase, with protein sequence MSNNIIAIRKGVTKDIPAVHQLVCELAAYEKAPHEVATTVAQYEQDSTGPRPWFEFFVAEHEDEGIIGMALYYYGYSTWKGKKLYLDDLVVTERWRRKGIGQMLFDQLVFVALEEQAQVMSWQVLDWNTPAIRMYEKIGAFLDPEWINCRMSRTQMEQWLNR encoded by the coding sequence ATGAGTAACAATATAATTGCCATAAGAAAAGGAGTAACCAAAGATATTCCGGCGGTTCACCAGTTGGTATGCGAACTGGCAGCGTACGAAAAGGCCCCGCATGAGGTCGCAACAACTGTCGCACAGTATGAGCAGGACAGCACAGGCCCACGACCCTGGTTTGAATTTTTTGTGGCAGAACATGAGGATGAGGGAATCATCGGAATGGCCCTGTATTATTATGGATATTCTACCTGGAAAGGCAAAAAACTTTATCTCGACGATTTGGTTGTGACCGAAAGATGGCGTAGAAAAGGCATCGGGCAGATGTTGTTTGATCAATTGGTTTTTGTCGCGCTCGAAGAGCAAGCGCAGGTAATGAGCTGGCAGGTGCTTGACTGGAATACGCCAGCGATCAGGATGTATGAAAAAATCGGGGCATTTCTCGATCCGGAATGGATCAACTGTCGCATGAGTCGTACCCAAATGGAACAGTGGCTGAACCGCTGA
- the pdxH gene encoding pyridoxamine 5'-phosphate oxidase produces the protein MSLGKEVRNFRESYNLFTLDESQVSDNPFTQFEVWFAAAVEAGVKEPNAMSLATAAGGRPSLRIVLLKGFDETGFVFYTNYESRKAKEMTENPQAAISFFWADLHRQIHIEGRIEKTTSAESDDYYASRDRGSRIGAWASAQSQIIPDRELLEKKVTELEARFEGQEIIPRPENWGGFRLIPNYFEFWQGRVSRLHDRIAYLSDESGNWKIVRKSP, from the coding sequence ATGTCTTTAGGAAAAGAAGTTCGCAATTTTAGAGAATCTTATAATCTCTTTACCCTGGATGAATCCCAGGTATCAGATAATCCATTTACCCAATTTGAAGTTTGGTTTGCCGCTGCGGTCGAAGCAGGGGTCAAAGAGCCCAATGCCATGAGTCTGGCTACAGCCGCAGGCGGGCGGCCATCTCTGCGGATTGTGCTGCTGAAAGGGTTTGACGAAACGGGTTTTGTGTTTTATACCAATTATGAAAGCCGTAAGGCAAAGGAAATGACGGAAAACCCGCAAGCTGCCATCAGTTTCTTTTGGGCAGACCTGCACCGGCAGATCCATATTGAAGGGCGCATCGAAAAAACCACATCGGCAGAGTCTGACGACTATTACGCTTCCCGGGACCGGGGCAGCCGTATCGGCGCATGGGCTTCGGCGCAAAGCCAGATCATCCCCGACAGGGAGTTGCTGGAAAAAAAAGTAACAGAACTGGAAGCCCGGTTTGAAGGCCAGGAGATCATTCCCCGACCCGAAAACTGGGGCGGATTTCGGCTGATTCCCAATTATTTTGAATTCTGGCAGGGAAGAGTCAGCCGCCTCCACGACAGAATTGCCTATCTCAGTGATGAATCCGGCAATTGGAAAATCGTCAGGAAGTCGCCTTGA
- a CDS encoding oligosaccharide flippase family protein, with translation MVNRLKKLWMTDFGKSVTTLVSGSLVAQLMGVISIIVLPRLYDDNAFGLFGFFVATVAIIAVVINGGYEHAIMLPEEEPVSQKLTVLSLWIAVSGSLLLLVVMAVSGKWILAFGEVSELYGWHLLIPLSILLEGLSQPYRTLLNRSESYRALSLSKISRSLVLVAVSIWLGVLNSGFSGLILGYIAGQVAGLVILLVYVKGENKNHNRWFQWKKLLEAAGEFSDFPRYSIVSAWLNTASKHLPFYMLIPLFDAGVAGQFSQADRVLTIPVVLVAMSIGTVYYQHASKANLVSEEALAGVTRRTFFRLLIPAVPFLAITMIWGPDLFGWVLGDEWRTAGTYARWLMPWMFMVFMASPLAYLIDIKRKLREFLYFNITLFAIRLVALWLGGLYFSAEGAMMIYGFSGMLMVGLQLVYLLHIGGVLRLPKSILPTLHP, from the coding sequence ATGGTTAATCGCCTGAAAAAGTTGTGGATGACTGACTTTGGGAAAAGTGTAACTACACTGGTCTCGGGTTCGTTGGTGGCACAGCTTATGGGCGTAATTTCTATTATTGTTCTTCCCCGTCTGTACGACGATAATGCTTTTGGTCTGTTTGGCTTTTTTGTAGCGACGGTAGCAATTATCGCCGTAGTGATCAATGGCGGCTACGAACATGCTATCATGTTGCCGGAAGAAGAGCCAGTTTCGCAAAAACTCACCGTTCTCAGTCTCTGGATTGCAGTTAGCGGATCGTTGCTGCTGCTGGTGGTCATGGCGGTGAGTGGAAAATGGATACTTGCGTTTGGAGAAGTTTCCGAATTGTATGGATGGCATTTGCTGATTCCGCTGAGTATTTTGCTGGAAGGCTTAAGCCAACCTTACCGCACCCTGCTCAACCGAAGCGAATCTTATCGCGCGCTTTCGCTCAGCAAAATATCCCGATCTCTGGTATTGGTCGCAGTCAGCATCTGGCTGGGCGTTCTTAACAGCGGTTTTTCCGGGCTTATTTTGGGTTATATCGCCGGACAGGTAGCCGGGCTGGTGATTTTGCTGGTATATGTAAAAGGAGAAAATAAAAACCACAACCGTTGGTTTCAGTGGAAAAAGTTACTGGAAGCTGCGGGTGAGTTTAGCGATTTTCCCCGGTATTCGATTGTCAGTGCCTGGCTGAATACCGCTTCCAAACACCTTCCCTTTTATATGCTGATACCACTATTTGATGCGGGTGTCGCCGGGCAGTTCAGTCAGGCCGATCGCGTGTTGACGATACCGGTGGTACTGGTTGCGATGTCGATTGGTACAGTTTACTATCAACACGCCAGTAAGGCCAATCTGGTGAGTGAAGAGGCGCTGGCCGGGGTGACACGTCGTACATTTTTCAGGCTGTTGATACCGGCGGTTCCCTTTTTGGCGATCACGATGATTTGGGGGCCAGATTTGTTTGGTTGGGTGTTGGGGGACGAATGGCGTACCGCAGGAACATACGCCCGCTGGCTGATGCCGTGGATGTTTATGGTGTTTATGGCTTCGCCGTTGGCGTATCTAATCGATATCAAACGCAAATTGCGGGAGTTTTTGTATTTTAATATCACCTTGTTTGCCATAAGGCTGGTGGCTTTATGGCTGGGCGGACTGTATTTTTCGGCGGAGGGCGCGATGATGATTTACGGTTTTTCAGGCATGTTGATGGTGGGGTTGCAGTTGGTGTATTTACTTCATATTGGAGGGGTGTTGCGGCTACCGAAATCCATTTTACCGACATTACATCCCTAA
- a CDS encoding c-type cytochrome, giving the protein MMIRKFLTIVFSFVLLLLAACHSWLNISLPVSQTREEPVPIPAYPQFVGGDPDAGLNYLIYGDYIGSGIPWDLYQELFGEYTDTLLRREGDNLHVPYSSNVFTAANGVKVVSGNCFTCHASYFNGKLDLSIGESWSDFTANQKLKVKLLNLKVALTYKKDSPERLAFENLGHFQKALAPHIITEVKGVNAAFRLEEACVAYRNPDDLTYQDKPSFKMNGFDIGADVPPLWNVKKKNALYYNAMGRGDFTKLLMQASVLGIKDSTAAREVNGHFRDVLAWLNSLEAPAYPGEVDEKLARKGKTIFTLTCKKCHGTYGEEEEYPNLLVPLSEVKTDPYYAWYFSQQSGLADWYNQSWFSQSEPKSRMEPSLGYVAPPLDGIWATAPYLHNGSVPTLDDLLYSPQRPLYWRRSGKRSDYDYQKVGWNYSVETNAKEDWTYDGTIEGYGNQGHTFGDHLTSEERAALIEYLKTL; this is encoded by the coding sequence ATGATGATAAGGAAATTCCTGACGATTGTGTTTTCCTTTGTGCTGCTGCTACTGGCGGCCTGCCACTCGTGGCTGAATATTTCCCTGCCCGTGTCTCAAACCCGAGAAGAACCCGTACCCATTCCCGCGTATCCGCAGTTTGTCGGTGGCGATCCGGACGCAGGGCTAAACTATCTGATCTATGGCGACTATATCGGCAGTGGTATTCCCTGGGATCTGTATCAGGAGTTGTTTGGCGAATATACAGATACCCTTCTGCGCAGGGAAGGCGACAATCTGCATGTGCCCTATTCGAGCAATGTATTTACCGCTGCAAACGGAGTGAAGGTCGTGAGCGGGAATTGTTTTACCTGTCACGCGAGCTATTTCAACGGAAAACTGGATCTGAGCATCGGCGAAAGCTGGTCTGACTTTACCGCCAATCAGAAGCTGAAAGTAAAACTGCTGAATCTCAAAGTTGCGCTTACCTATAAAAAAGATTCTCCGGAAAGGCTGGCTTTTGAAAATCTGGGGCACTTCCAAAAGGCGCTGGCACCGCATATTATCACCGAGGTCAAAGGCGTAAATGCTGCCTTCCGCCTGGAGGAGGCTTGTGTTGCCTACCGCAACCCCGACGACCTGACCTATCAGGATAAACCCTCCTTCAAGATGAATGGTTTTGATATCGGCGCAGATGTACCGCCGCTATGGAATGTAAAAAAGAAAAATGCGCTCTATTACAATGCAATGGGCCGGGGCGATTTTACCAAATTGCTGATGCAGGCTTCCGTGCTGGGCATTAAAGACAGTACCGCCGCCCGGGAAGTAAATGGGCATTTCCGCGATGTGCTCGCCTGGCTCAATTCGCTTGAAGCGCCTGCCTATCCCGGAGAAGTTGACGAAAAACTCGCCAGAAAAGGGAAAACAATTTTCACCCTTACCTGCAAAAAATGCCACGGTACGTATGGCGAAGAAGAAGAATACCCCAACTTGCTCGTTCCGCTTTCTGAAGTGAAAACCGACCCCTATTACGCCTGGTATTTTTCTCAGCAGTCTGGGCTCGCCGACTGGTACAACCAAAGCTGGTTTTCCCAGTCAGAACCTAAGTCCCGCATGGAACCCTCACTGGGGTATGTCGCCCCGCCACTCGATGGTATCTGGGCTACTGCACCTTACCTTCACAATGGCTCTGTCCCAACACTCGACGATCTGCTTTACAGCCCGCAGCGACCGCTGTACTGGCGCAGAAGCGGAAAACGCAGCGATTATGACTACCAGAAGGTCGGATGGAACTACAGCGTCGAAACCAATGCCAAAGAAGACTGGACTTACGATGGTACGATCGAAGGGTATGGAAATCAGGGGCATACATTTGGCGACCACCTGACATCTGAAGAAAGAGCGGCGCTGATCGAATATCTGAAGACCTTGTAA